GGGAAAGCCCGGGCAGGTAGGCCCTTGTCAAGGCCCGGCCAATGGCCGGCAGGTACAACGCGTCCTGGTAATACAGGTAAAGGGTACGGTACTCGGGTTTGAACCGTGACTTGAATGCGGCCAGCGAACGGAACCCGTAGACCGGTTCCAGGGCGTGCCCCACCAGGTCGAGGATCCGGACCAGGTTATCCGCCTGGTCCTCGCGGCCGGAACCGTCGCCGGAGCCGGGCAGGCTGGCCAGCGGAGAACCTGAGAGGGAGATGACCTCGACGGAACCGCGCAGCTCAAGTACCGCGGAGGCGATGAGGAATTCCATCACGCCGGGAAAACCGTCGGCACCCCGGCGCATAACGTCCAGCGTCCTGCTGACCAGCCGCCCGCCGTCGTACACCGGCAACCAGCTGGTCACCCCGTGGACGGTGCCGCTGCCATCCACGGCGAGGCAGCACAGCACCTCCGGGTCGTCGAGCTCGTCGATTCCGCCCAGTGTAAAGCCCATCTCCGGAACCGTTTTTCCGGCAGCCCATTCCTCGGACACTTCGCTCAGCTTTGACCGAAGTGCCGCCGGCAGGGAGGCGTAGGTTCCCCAGACGGCTTCGACCCCCAGCTTCCCGGCCCTGTTCAGGGCGGTGCGGACATTCTGCCATTCCTTGCCCTTGAACTCGAGTTCGCGGATGGCCAGGCGCGTCTCCTGGGCCACGGGGACCCGGGAAAACCCGCGCTCCCGCAGCATCGGCCAGACCGTATCGTCGCAGGAGTAGAGCGCGGGGATCAGGGCCTGCCTGCTGCAGTAGGCGAGGAAGCCCTCCGTCACGTGCCCTTGGGCATCTGCCGGACCGAAGGCCCCGCCCAGTGTCAGTGCCACGCTGCCATGCCGTTGGAAAGCCACAGCGCCGCGTCCGTCAGGACTGAACCAGTAGCTGTTGGGTTCCCACAGCGCCATCCAGGAGATCGGCCCGCCGCCCTGATGAAGCAGGTTGCGCGCTGTGATCCGGTCCTGCCGCCCGGAATCGCTGCCGTGATGTCCGCCGAGGAGCATCCACCATACGGCCACCAGGGCAATCACCCAGAACACGGGGCCGGAGTAGGCGAAGAGAACGGCTTCCACACTGTTCCGGTCGGCAAAAACCCGGTGGTAGTGCTGCGGGATCGGCACCGGGACGTATTGCCTGGCCAGCTCGGCAAAAAGTCCCAGCAGGCCGCCGTCGCGCATCAGTCCCCCGGCCGACAACCAGGCGATGGCGTAGGCAGCGGCCAGGACCAGCCATGAACCTCCCACCACGAGTGCCAGCATCCGGCGGGCGGCTGGTACCGTCTGGACGCGGAACTGCCGCCGGTTAAGCCACAGGAGCACTGCCAACAGCAGGGGTACGCACACCAGGGGAAGAACGTGGGCAAAAGCGGAGCCCATGGGCGGCGCGGAGGTGCCGTGCGGCCGGGACGGAACCAGGGCAAACAGGGCCAGGTAGACGGCGGCCAGGGCGGTCACTGCGAGCTGGATGGCAATGGCGATGTTCAAGGCGAGGCGGCGGCCGCGGCGCATTCCGTCAGCGCAGATCAGCAACAGGACCACCGGAACCACTGCAAGCGCCAGCCCGAAGGGACCGGCAAAACCTGCCCGTCCGGCTTCCAGGCAGGATGCCTCCACCGTTGTTCCGCAGTTGAATGCCAGCTGGCTGAGGGTGGGCATCGGGTTCAGGACCACGTCCCGCAGGAGCGCCAGCGGCCCGGTGGGCGCCCGCGCGATGCCTGTGAGGATCGGTCCAACCGCAAAGACGGCAACAGTGAGGGCGAGGAGGTTTCGGGATTCACGCCCGGTGGAACGGTGGCGGTGCAGCTGGCCCTGATCTCCCTGGATCCACCAGCCGGCCAGGAGTCCCAGGACGGCGCCGATCAGGCCGATCACCGTTTCGGCGTGCCCGATGTACAGGACCAGGAGGATCGAAATGGAGAGCACGCCCGTCCGCAGCCTCCGCTGCCAGAGAACCGGCAGTCGGCCGGCTGCGGCAAGGCCGGCCGCCAGCACTGCCGGGTAGGGCCCGATCAGGATGTCATCGGCCATCCGGTCGAGCCATCCGTCGCCGACATAGCCCGCCAATTGGGTGATCAGCAGGAAGAGCGTGACGGCACCGAACTGGCCGCCGAGGAAAAGCGCCACGGCGGCGGCTGTCCCGAGCCTCCGCTCTGCCAGGCCCAGCAGCACGAGGATCATCAGCGATGCGGAGATATACGCGAGGGGGTTGGTGGCGAAGAAGAGGCTGGTAAAGAGGGACCACCAGTGGCCGGCACGCAGGCCCGGTCCGCTGACTCCGGCCCCGTCCAGCAACTGTTCCGGGGGCCCCGCAAGGTAGCTGCCGGTGACGGCACCGGCGGCCAGGAACACCGCGAGGACCGCCACAGAGAACGGCATCGACTTCAGCCCTGCGATGATCCGGTCCCGAGCCGGCCGAACCACTGTTGTCCAGGCCAGGGATGCGGTGCGTATCTGCTGTCCGGACGTCACTGGCCGAGTCCCCATCTGTCGGAGAGGAACTGCAGGGCATCGGCAATCCGCTTGGAGGACGTGTCCCAGGAATGGCCGGTGTGTTCCACTTCGTAGGCGCGGACGTCGAAACCCGCGCCCCGGGCAGCGGCGGCGAGGGTGTTGAGGTAGGCCACGAATTCGGGGTCGTCCTGCCCGGCAGTCAGGTACACGCCGCTGGTCTCAAAGCGCCGTTCTTTCATGATGGCCAGGGGGGTCTGCCGGTCGAATTCCTCCGGCTCCCCGGGGAAGGCGGCATCGATGGTCTTTTGCCGCTCCTTGGCCAGGGCCGGCTCGGCTTCCCCGGAAAACGACAGGACGGACGGGAACAGGTCCGGGTGACGGGTTCCCATCTGGAGTGCGCAGGTGCCGCCGAAGGAGAATCCGCCAATGGCCCACTGGCGGTGGTTGGTGTCCACGGCAAGGGTGGAACTGATCCAGGCGGGTACATCGCGGGAAAGATACGTATCAGCCTGCGCTATCCGGCTGTCCATGCACATGGTATTGGCAGACTGTGAGCCGTTCGGATCAGGAATCACCACCACCGGGGCCAGGCCACCGTGGGCTGCCGCGAAGGAGTCCATATGTCCGTCCAGCGCGCCTCCGGTGAGCCAGTCCGGCGGCCCGCCGGGCTGGCCGGCCACCAGGACCAGCACCGGAAGCGCCGGTCGGTTCTTGGCAAAGTACGCGGGCGGCAGATAGATGTAGGCGTCGCGGGTGGTCATACCGGAGGCGGTGCCGGGAATGGCAGCCTTGCGCAGGACTCCCCCGGCCGGAAGCTCACCCTGCGGTGCCCACCCCCGGAGCGGGACGCCGTCGGCCGCCCCCTGTTGCCGCATCAGGGCCGGTTCCAGCGTGGGGATCCGGGCCACGGCCGTGCCGAGGAGATCGCTCACGGTACGGTTCAGCCCGAAGTAGGCGTTGACCTGTACGGAGGACAGGGCTGCGACGAGCAGTACGGCGGCCAGGCCGGTGGCGCGGCGGCGCCAACTGCTTCGGGGCAGCCGGAGCAGCAGGAGGATCAAGGCAGCCACTGCGGGCACTATCCAGAGCAGGACCGTGTCCGGGATGTTTTCCGGGAAGACAGAGAAGAGATTGATGAGCGCCCAGTGGACCGTTGCCACCAAGGCGAAGGCTGCGGCGGCGGCGGCAATCACTTGGATGAACCAGCGCCGCCCGCCGGTGCGCGAGGGAGGGATGAGGAGGTATGCGGCTCCGGCCAGACCCAGGGCCAGGGAGGCCCAGTACACGGGGCCGTCGGTCAGCCGGATGTCAAAAACCCAGTCCACTTTGGCTAGCGCCAGGTGCCCACGCCGATGACCGGGCCGGCTTCCAGCCAGGAGGACAACCCGGCGTAGGCGTCGAACTTCATGGCCAGGCGGAGGTTCTGCCCCTCGTACCGGAGTTCAACGATGACGACGTCGGGCTGGACCTTCACTGCCTCGGCCTCCGTGGGCTTGCGGCGGCCCAGCAGTTCCAGTGAGTGACGCTTGAATTTGTGCTTCGGCCGGACACTCAGCGAGAACAGGCGGAACCACTCGAGGTCGTTGTCCTGATAACGACAAACCCCCACCTGCCAGCTGTTTCCAGCCATGCAAATGGAGGCGTCCACCGTGCCGAGGGCGCGCCGCAGGTTGAAGCGGCGCACCCCCGAAAGGCACAGTGCAAATACCAGCAATCCAAACGTGATTGCCATGGCGATGAACGGAAGACTCGGTGCGTCCATCAAGGTGGTGCTAGCGGATCCCAGCGGTAGCCGAGCCGCCCAGTTGGGCGTTGTCAGCGACGATAACCACGCGGTTGTTGTCCACGGAGAAGAATCCGCCGTCGACATCTACCGCAATACGGTCCCCGGACACCGGCTGGATAGCCAGTTCACCCTCGGCCAGGATCGCCAGCAGGGGCGAGTGGCCGGGCAGGATTCCGATTTCACCATCGCTGGTGCGGGCCTTGACCATCTTGGCCGCTCCGGACCACACGAAGTGGTCCGCTGCGACAATCTCAACCTCAAGCTCAGCCATATTACTTGGTCTGTTCCTGGATCTTGGCCCACTGGCGCTCAACGTCATCGAGGCCGCCGACGTTGAAGAACGCCTGCTCCGCGATGTGGTCCAGCTCGCCGTCGCAGATGGCGGTGAAGCCTTCCACGGTGTCCTTGATGGAAACCGTGGAGCCCTCGACGCCGGTGAACTGCTTGGCGGTGTAGGTGTTCTGCGAGAGGAACTGCTGGATGCGGCGTGCACGCGACACGACGATCTTGTCCTCTTCGGAGAGTTCGTCAACACCAAGGATGGCGATGATGTCCTGGAGTTCCTTGTTCTTCTGCAGGATCTGCTTCACCCGGACAGCCGTGGTGTAGTGGTCCTTGCCGATGTACTGGGGGTCCAGGATACGGGAAGTCGACGTCAGCGGGTCAACAGCCGGGTACAGGCCACGGGAGGCGATTTCACGGGAAAGTTCCGTGGTCGCATCCAGGTGTGCGAAGGTGGTGGCCGGCGCCGGGTCGGTGTAGTCATCTGCGGGGACGTAGATGGCCTGCATCGAGGTGATGGAGTGGCCCTTGGTGGACGTAATGCGCTCCTGCAGGAGGCCCATCTCGTCAGCCAGGTTGGGCTGGTAGCCCACAGCCGAAGGCATGCGGCCGAGGAGGGTGGAAACCTCGGAACCTGCCTGGGTGAAGCGGAAGATGTTGTCGATGAAGAGCAGCACGTCCTGGTTCTGCACATCGCGGAAGTACTCCGCCATGGTCAGCGCGGACAGGGCCACGCGCAGACGCGTTCCCGGCGGCTCGTCCATCTGGCCGAACACAAGGGCGGTGTCCTTGAGGACGCCTGCCTCTTCCATTTCGACCCAGAGGTCGTTACCTTCGCGGGTACGCTCACCCACACCGGCGAATACCGAGGTACCACCGAAGTTGCGGGCAACACGGGTGATCATTTCCTGGATCAGAACGGTCTTGCCCACGCCGGCGCCGCCGAACAGGCCGATCTTTCCACCCTTGATGTAGGGGGTGAGGAGGTCGATGACCTTGATGCCGGTTTCCAGCATCTCGGTGGAGCCTTCGAGGGAAGCGAAGTTCGGTGCCTTGCGGTGGATGGGCCAGCGTTCGCTGATCTGCAGTTCCGATTCGGCAACGTCCAGGGGCTGGCCCAGGACGTTGAAGATGTGGCCCTTGACGCCGTCGCCGACGGGTACGGAAATCGGCGCACCGGTGTCCACTACGTTGGTGCCGCGGACAAGTCCGTCGGTAGCCTGCAGGGAGATGGCGCGAATGAGGTTGTCGCCCAAGTGAAGGGCGGTCTCGAACGTGATGGTCTTGGTCTCACCGTTGAGAGTGATCTCGGTGGTGAGTGCGTTGTAGATGGACGGGATTGCGTCAGCCGGGAATTCGACGTCGACAACCGGGCCGATTACGCGCGCAATGCGGCCGGTGGCACCGGACGTTGCGGCTACGTGTTCGGTAGCAGTGGCAGTCATCTCTCTCACTTCACTCAGTAGATGGCGTGGATTTAAGTTTATCTGTGGTGGTGCAGGTCCAGCGGAACCGGGTGCTGCAGGCTAGGACGCGAGGGCGTCGGCGCCGGCAACGATCTCGGAAAGCTCCTGCGTAATTTCAGCCTGGCGGGCCGTGTTGCGCAGACGCGTGTACTTCTTGATGAGGTCCGTGGCGTTGTCGCCTGCGGACTTCATGGCCCGCTGGCGTGCAGCAAGCTCGGAAGCTGCTGCCTGCAGCATGGCCGCGAAGATGCGTGACTCGATGTAGCGCGGCAGCAGGGCGTCAAGAACACGCTCGGTTTCCGGCTCGAACTCGTACAGCGGCAACAGGTCCGATTCAGAAGCTGCCTGCTCTTCCACTACTTCCAGCGGAAGCAGGCGGATGACCGTGGGCTCCTGGGTAACCATGGACTTGAAGCGGGTGTACACCACGTGGATCTCGTCCACGCCGCCCTCTTCATAGTCGGTGGCGAATTCCGTGAGCAGCGCCTCGCCGATTTCACGGGCGGTGGCGAACTCCGGTGCGTCGGTGCCTCCGGTCCAGACCCGTGAGTATTCGCGGTTCCGGAAGTCGAAGTAGGCCTGCGCCTTGCGTCCGACGAGGTACGTCTTGACTTCCTTGCCTTCAGCGTGGAGCAGCTCGTTGAGACCTTCCGCCTGCTTGAGCACGCTTGCCGAGTAGGATCCGGCCAGGCCGCGGTCCGAGGTGATTACCAGGACGGCGGCACGGCGGATCTGCTCCGGCTCAGTGGTCAGCGGGTGGTCGATTTCGCTTTGGCTGGCGACAGCAGAAACGGCGCGCGTGATCGCGTTCGCGTAAGGCAGTGAAGCTGCTACGCGCGCACGGGCCTTGCCGATGCGCGAGGTAGCGATCAGTTCCATCGCCTTGAAGATCTTGCGCATCGACGTGGTCGAGCTGATCTTCTGGCGGTAGACCCGAATCTGGGCTCCCATACTTATCCTTTCCTAACATTCCCTAAACCGGGTGTGCCGGACCTTTGCGGCCCGGCACACCCGGTCAGTGGAATTAGCGCTTCTGCTTGACAATCTTTTCCTGGTCTACGTCGCCCTCGGAGATAGCGTCATGCTCCTCGTGGCCGGCGCCTACCAGGTGGTTGTCACCCTCGCCGAAAAAGCCCTTCTTGAAGTCCACGATGGCGGACTTCAGAGCTGCAACGGTGTCATCGTCCAGCACGTTGGTCTGCGCCAGCGTGGTGAGGATGGAGGACTTGTGGGACAGGTGCTCCAGGAACTCCGACTCGAAGCGGCTGATGTCCTCAACCGGCACGTCATCGAGGTAGCCGTTGGTGCCTGCCCAGATGGAGACAACCTGGTTCTCCACCGGGAACGGCGAGTACTGGCCCTGCTTGAGCAGTTCCATCAGGCGTGCACCACGGGTGAGCTGCTGGCGTGAAGCGGCGTCCAGGTCCGAGGCGAACATGGCGAATGCCTGCATGTCGCGGTACTGGGCCAGGTCCAGCTTCAACGTGCCGGAAACCTTCTTCATGGACTTCACCTGTGCGGCACCGCCTACGCGGGACACCGACACACCAACGTCAACAGCGGGACGCTGGTTGGCGTTGAAGAGGTCCGACTGGAGGAAGATCTGGCCGTCGGTGATGGAGATCACGTTGGTGGGGATGTAGGCCGAAACGTCGTTGGCCTTCGTTTCGATCAGCGGCAAACCGGTCATGGAACCTGCGCCCAGCTCGTCGGAGAGCTTCGCGCAACGCTCCAGCAGGCGGGAGTGCAGGTAGAAGACGTCACCCGGGTAGGCTTCGCGTCCCGGCGGGCGGCGGAGCAGCAGCGACACTGCACGGTACGCCTCTGCCTGCTTGGACAGGTCATCAAACACGATGAGGACGTGCTTGCCGCCGTACATCCAGTGCTGGCCGATGGCCGAACCGGCGTACGGTGCGAGGTACTTGAAGCCTGCGGGGTCCGATGCGGGGGACGCCACGATGGTGGTGTACTCCAGCGCGCCGTTGTCCTCGAGGGTCTGGCGGATGGCGGCAATGGTTGACGCCTTCTGGCCGATTGCCACGTAGATGCAGCGGACCTGCTTGGTCACATCGCCCGAAGCCCAGTTGGCCTTCTGGTTGATGATGGTGTCGATCGCGATCGCGGACTTGCCGGTCTGGCGGTCACCAATGATCAGCTGGCGCTGGCCGCGGCCGATCGGAATCATGGCGTCGATGGCCTTGAGTCCGGTCTGCATCGGCTCATGCACCGACTTGCGCTGGGTCACGCCGGGAGCCTGCAGCTCCAGTGCGCGGGTGGTCTCGGCCTTGATCTCGCCGAGGTCATCGATGGGCACGCCCAGCGGGTCGACAACGCGGCCGAGGAAGGCGTCACCGACGGGAACGGACAGAACCTGTCCCGTCCGGTGGACTTCCTGGCCTTCTTCGATGCCGGTGAAGTCGCCGAGGATAATAACGCCGATTTCGCGGACGTCCAGGTTCTGGGCCAGGCCCAGGGTACCGTCCTCGAAGCGCAGCAGCTCGTTCGCCATGACCGAGGGAAGGCCCTCAACACGGGCGATGCCGTCACCAGCGGTGGTTACGCGGCCGACCTCTACGCGCTCTGCGTTTCCGGGTTCGTAGGACGCCGCGAACTCGTTCAGCGCATTACGGACGTCGTCGGCGTTGATGGTCAATTCGGCCATCTGCAGTCCCTGCTCTCCTGTTTGTGATCATCGTTGTCCACGATGACCGGGGTTTCTATCAGTTGTGTTGTGCTTGTCCGGCTAGCCGGCCAGCTGGCGTTGCAGCTCGCCCAGGCGGGTGATGACCGAAGCATCGAGCACTTCGTCACCGACCTGGACGCGGATGCCACCAATGAGTGCCGGGTCAACGTTGACGTTGACCTTCAGTTCCCGCCCGTACAGCGCATTCAGGCCCGCCTGGAGGCGTGCAAGCTGCGTTGCTGTCAGAGGACGGGTCACGCTGACCGTTGCAATCCAGCGCTGCTGCCGCTTGGCCGCCAGCTCGGCGAACCGTTCCACCAGCCGGGTGGGCTTGATGCCGCGGGGCTGGGTGACTGCCTGCGAGATGAGGACCTTTGCTTCCTCGCTCACGCCGGGCACCAGCCTCTCGGCCAGCGTGGCCTTGGCTGCAGCGCTGGCCTGTGGTTCGGACAGAGCACGTTGTACCTCGTGGCGGGAGGCAACGGCCTGGTTGAAGGAGAACAGATCGTTCTCCAGCTCTTCCAGGCCAGAGATTCCGGAGGCAGAAACGGCCGACTTGTTTTCAGCAACGGAAATGACCACCGTTGCGGCAAGAGTCTCGAGTGCATCGCCGATATCCCGGGCGTTTGCCCAGCGTGAGCTGGCCAGTCCGCCCGCGATGTCTGCAGCATCAGCGGAGACTTTTCCGCCAACCAGCTGCCTGACCAGCGCCGACTTTTCGTCACCGTTGCGGGACGGGTCAGTCAGGGCGCGGCGCAAGCCAGCCGAGCTGTCCACCATTCCCAGAATTCCGAAGAGTTCCTTTGCCAGCTGCAGCGACGCCGTCGGAAGCTTTGCTTCCAGCGAGGCCAGGGCTGTTGCCAGCGATTCGCTCGATACGCCTGCCATTACTTAGCTGCACCTGCGCTCTGGGTCTCCAGATCTGCCAGGAAGCGGTCCACTACCCGTGCTGCGCGTTCGTCGTCATTCAGTGTTTCACCGACGATTCGGCCGGCAAGGGTGGTGGCCAGGGTGCCTACCTCCGAACGCAGGGACACAACAGCCGCCTGGCGCTCGGATTCGATCTGGGCATGGGCCTGGGCCGTGATGCGGGCAGACTCTGCAGCTGCCTTCTCCTTGAGATCCGCGAGGATCTGGGCACCTTCGGCGCGGGCTTCCTCACGGATGCGGTTGGCTTCGGCGCGGGCGTCGGTCAGCTGCTGCTTGTACTCTTCGAGTGCAGCAGACGCCTCAGCCTGGGCCTTTTCAGCCTTTGCAATGCCGCCTTCGATAGCCTCGGCACGCTCGGCGAAGGTCTTCTCGAACATCGGGACAACGAACTTGACCACGATGAACATGAGAATGGCGAAGCCCACGAGGGTAACGCCCATTTCCCAGAGGTTGGGAACCAGGGGGTTGACTTCGCCCTCAGTGGCGGCTGAGATGATCAGCTGATTCATATTTCACCCGTCCTTTTCTACTCGGTTCTGTAAGTTCGCTTCGTTCTAAGGACTAGAGAACGAAGGCGAAGACCAGGCCGAGGATGGCGAGGGCTTCGGTCAGCGCAAGGCCGAGGAATGCGATCGGCTGCAGGACACGCTGTGCTTCCGGCTGGCGGGCGACGCCGTTGATGTAGGCAGCGAATACGAGACCAACACCGATACCACCACCGATTGCGGACAGACCGTAACCTACGAGGTTGAGATTGCCTTCCATTTTTCTTCCTTTCAAGATGCCACCCATGTGGCAGGTTGTTTGGGTTGCTATCATCCCCGCGAGGGGAAGCTTAAGGGTGCCTAGTGGCTGTCGGCGTGAAGCGCGCCTTCGATGTAGATCGCGGTCAGCAGCGTGAATACGTAGGCCTGCAGAACCATGATCAGGGCTTCAAGCATGTACATGGCGATGGCGCCGGCGAGAACCAGGACGGAGGTTCCCTTGAGCAGGACGTTCTCCTGCATGATGAGGTATTCGATGCCGGATCCGGCGATCATCACGATGAGGTGTCCTGCGAGCATGGTCGCGAACAGACGGAGGCTGTGCGTGACGGGCCGGACCAGGAAGTTGGAGATGATCTCGATCGGGATCACGATCGGAAGAATGAACCAGGGAACGCCCGAGGGCACGGTGGCCAGCTTGAAGTAACGGAGTCCGTTCTTCTTCACGCCGATGGTGATCCAGGTGAAGTAGACAAGGCCAGCCAGTACATAGGCGCCGCCCACGTGCGAGAACGTGGGGAGCTGGAACAACGGGATGGCGCCGTAGATGTTGTTCACCAGGATGAAGAAGAACAGGCTGAACAGCAGCGGGACGTACTTGATGAAGTCCCTGCCGCCGATGATGTCCTTGGCGATTCCGTTGCGGACGAAGCCGTAGGCGGCCTCGCCGGCGAACTGGAGCTTGCCGGGTACCAGCTGCTGCTTGCGTGCGGCGAGCACGAAGAAGGCGGCGATAAAGACGACAGAGAGGAGGACCAGCAGCATCTGCTTGGAGAATCCTTCTGCGGCACCCCACGGCAGGATTGCCGGCAAATGCATTTCGTTAATTCCAGGAGGAGTAAACTCTCCTGAATCTTGGGCCGGGAGCGCAAGCGCGATCAACGCGTTTCCTCTCTGCAGTGTCCATCATTGGGCGTTGGGCGGGGACCGGCAGCCTGACGGCCTGCTGTTCCCCCTGTGAAATTATTTGGCATTAGTGTCGCCGTCCTGGGACGGCCCGCTGGCAGCATGGCGCTCCCCAGCGTTTTTGCGAGAACTGGTCAGGCCATGCATGTGGGAAAGGTAAAAACCTCCGACGGCTCCAAGCAGAGCGCCTGCGAGCACAATCCAGCGCGTTCCCCACATATAATCCAGTCCCCACCCTATCAAACTCCAGACGATGATCCCGCCAATGATGTAGCTGAAGACAGCCATTCCGGCGTTGTATCCGCCGTCGGAGTTTTCCCCGGATACACCCGGCGCAGAGCTGCCGGATGCCTGGCTGCCGCTGGGGGCCTTGCCGGGCTTCTTCGGATCACGCATCGGGGGATTCCTTGGTTTCTGGATCGTTGTAGATCTGCAGGCGGGCTTTGCTGAAACCATGGATCTCAGCGGCTTGCCACAGGACGACGGCGGTCACGGCGCCGGCGACAAACCAGCGGCCGTGCAGCCACGCCGGAGCACCGACCATGAAGAGGACGGCGGCGAAGCCCACCACCTTGACAAAGTAGGTGGCCACGAACATGCCGATGACCCCGGAAGGGTTGTTGCGTCCCACAAAGTGCCCCACCAGGAGGCTGATGCCGAAGAACAGCATCACCAGCAACCCGCCGGCGGTACTGGACAGGACGCCGCCCGGACCTTCGAGGATTGCTGCAGGAACGGCGCACAGGACCAGCCCGGCCGCCGCGGCCAGCGAGCTCCGTTTGAGGAGGTTCAGCCAAAGGGACGGCGTGGGGCCGGATGCGCCAACTTTTCCGTTGCCGGACGCAGGTCCGGACTCGGCGTTGGAGGTCATTCGATC
This genomic interval from Arthrobacter sp. SLBN-100 contains the following:
- a CDS encoding bifunctional lysylphosphatidylglycerol flippase/synthetase MprF, which gives rise to MGTRPVTSGQQIRTASLAWTTVVRPARDRIIAGLKSMPFSVAVLAVFLAAGAVTGSYLAGPPEQLLDGAGVSGPGLRAGHWWSLFTSLFFATNPLAYISASLMILVLLGLAERRLGTAAAVALFLGGQFGAVTLFLLITQLAGYVGDGWLDRMADDILIGPYPAVLAAGLAAAGRLPVLWQRRLRTGVLSISILLVLYIGHAETVIGLIGAVLGLLAGWWIQGDQGQLHRHRSTGRESRNLLALTVAVFAVGPILTGIARAPTGPLALLRDVVLNPMPTLSQLAFNCGTTVEASCLEAGRAGFAGPFGLALAVVPVVLLLICADGMRRGRRLALNIAIAIQLAVTALAAVYLALFALVPSRPHGTSAPPMGSAFAHVLPLVCVPLLLAVLLWLNRRQFRVQTVPAARRMLALVVGGSWLVLAAAYAIAWLSAGGLMRDGGLLGLFAELARQYVPVPIPQHYHRVFADRNSVEAVLFAYSGPVFWVIALVAVWWMLLGGHHGSDSGRQDRITARNLLHQGGGPISWMALWEPNSYWFSPDGRGAVAFQRHGSVALTLGGAFGPADAQGHVTEGFLAYCSRQALIPALYSCDDTVWPMLRERGFSRVPVAQETRLAIRELEFKGKEWQNVRTALNRAGKLGVEAVWGTYASLPAALRSKLSEVSEEWAAGKTVPEMGFTLGGIDELDDPEVLCCLAVDGSGTVHGVTSWLPVYDGGRLVSRTLDVMRRGADGFPGVMEFLIASAVLELRGSVEVISLSGSPLASLPGSGDGSGREDQADNLVRILDLVGHALEPVYGFRSLAAFKSRFKPEYRTLYLYYQDALYLPAIGRALTRAYLPGLSLPQGARLVRKLVN
- a CDS encoding alpha/beta hydrolase; translated protein: MDWVFDIRLTDGPVYWASLALGLAGAAYLLIPPSRTGGRRWFIQVIAAAAAAFALVATVHWALINLFSVFPENIPDTVLLWIVPAVAALILLLLRLPRSSWRRRATGLAAVLLVAALSSVQVNAYFGLNRTVSDLLGTAVARIPTLEPALMRQQGAADGVPLRGWAPQGELPAGGVLRKAAIPGTASGMTTRDAYIYLPPAYFAKNRPALPVLVLVAGQPGGPPDWLTGGALDGHMDSFAAAHGGLAPVVVIPDPNGSQSANTMCMDSRIAQADTYLSRDVPAWISSTLAVDTNHRQWAIGGFSFGGTCALQMGTRHPDLFPSVLSFSGEAEPALAKERQKTIDAAFPGEPEEFDRQTPLAIMKERRFETSGVYLTAGQDDPEFVAYLNTLAAAARGAGFDVRAYEVEHTGHSWDTSSKRIADALQFLSDRWGLGQ
- a CDS encoding DUF2550 domain-containing protein, producing MDAPSLPFIAMAITFGLLVFALCLSGVRRFNLRRALGTVDASICMAGNSWQVGVCRYQDNDLEWFRLFSLSVRPKHKFKRHSLELLGRRKPTEAEAVKVQPDVVIVELRYEGQNLRLAMKFDAYAGLSSWLEAGPVIGVGTWR
- a CDS encoding F0F1 ATP synthase subunit epsilon gives rise to the protein MAELEVEIVAADHFVWSGAAKMVKARTSDGEIGILPGHSPLLAILAEGELAIQPVSGDRIAVDVDGGFFSVDNNRVVIVADNAQLGGSATAGIR
- the atpD gene encoding F0F1 ATP synthase subunit beta, yielding MTATATEHVAATSGATGRIARVIGPVVDVEFPADAIPSIYNALTTEITLNGETKTITFETALHLGDNLIRAISLQATDGLVRGTNVVDTGAPISVPVGDGVKGHIFNVLGQPLDVAESELQISERWPIHRKAPNFASLEGSTEMLETGIKVIDLLTPYIKGGKIGLFGGAGVGKTVLIQEMITRVARNFGGTSVFAGVGERTREGNDLWVEMEEAGVLKDTALVFGQMDEPPGTRLRVALSALTMAEYFRDVQNQDVLLFIDNIFRFTQAGSEVSTLLGRMPSAVGYQPNLADEMGLLQERITSTKGHSITSMQAIYVPADDYTDPAPATTFAHLDATTELSREIASRGLYPAVDPLTSTSRILDPQYIGKDHYTTAVRVKQILQKNKELQDIIAILGVDELSEEDKIVVSRARRIQQFLSQNTYTAKQFTGVEGSTVSIKDTVEGFTAICDGELDHIAEQAFFNVGGLDDVERQWAKIQEQTK
- a CDS encoding F0F1 ATP synthase subunit gamma; the encoded protein is MGAQIRVYRQKISSTTSMRKIFKAMELIATSRIGKARARVAASLPYANAITRAVSAVASQSEIDHPLTTEPEQIRRAAVLVITSDRGLAGSYSASVLKQAEGLNELLHAEGKEVKTYLVGRKAQAYFDFRNREYSRVWTGGTDAPEFATAREIGEALLTEFATDYEEGGVDEIHVVYTRFKSMVTQEPTVIRLLPLEVVEEQAASESDLLPLYEFEPETERVLDALLPRYIESRIFAAMLQAAASELAARQRAMKSAGDNATDLIKKYTRLRNTARQAEITQELSEIVAGADALAS
- the atpA gene encoding F0F1 ATP synthase subunit alpha, yielding MAELTINADDVRNALNEFAASYEPGNAERVEVGRVTTAGDGIARVEGLPSVMANELLRFEDGTLGLAQNLDVREIGVIILGDFTGIEEGQEVHRTGQVLSVPVGDAFLGRVVDPLGVPIDDLGEIKAETTRALELQAPGVTQRKSVHEPMQTGLKAIDAMIPIGRGQRQLIIGDRQTGKSAIAIDTIINQKANWASGDVTKQVRCIYVAIGQKASTIAAIRQTLEDNGALEYTTIVASPASDPAGFKYLAPYAGSAIGQHWMYGGKHVLIVFDDLSKQAEAYRAVSLLLRRPPGREAYPGDVFYLHSRLLERCAKLSDELGAGSMTGLPLIETKANDVSAYIPTNVISITDGQIFLQSDLFNANQRPAVDVGVSVSRVGGAAQVKSMKKVSGTLKLDLAQYRDMQAFAMFASDLDAASRQQLTRGARLMELLKQGQYSPFPVENQVVSIWAGTNGYLDDVPVEDISRFESEFLEHLSHKSSILTTLAQTNVLDDDTVAALKSAIVDFKKGFFGEGDNHLVGAGHEEHDAISEGDVDQEKIVKQKR
- a CDS encoding F0F1 ATP synthase subunit delta; protein product: MAGVSSESLATALASLEAKLPTASLQLAKELFGILGMVDSSAGLRRALTDPSRNGDEKSALVRQLVGGKVSADAADIAGGLASSRWANARDIGDALETLAATVVISVAENKSAVSASGISGLEELENDLFSFNQAVASRHEVQRALSEPQASAAAKATLAERLVPGVSEEAKVLISQAVTQPRGIKPTRLVERFAELAAKRQQRWIATVSVTRPLTATQLARLQAGLNALYGRELKVNVNVDPALIGGIRVQVGDEVLDASVITRLGELQRQLAG
- a CDS encoding F0F1 ATP synthase subunit B, encoding MNQLIISAATEGEVNPLVPNLWEMGVTLVGFAILMFIVVKFVVPMFEKTFAERAEAIEGGIAKAEKAQAEASAALEEYKQQLTDARAEANRIREEARAEGAQILADLKEKAAAESARITAQAHAQIESERQAAVVSLRSEVGTLATTLAGRIVGETLNDDERAARVVDRFLADLETQSAGAAK